A single genomic interval of Lewinellaceae bacterium harbors:
- a CDS encoding T9SS type A sorting domain-containing protein, with translation MKHLFYLIIFLAVSPSLEAQREVPLQGNRILSRYYAEREAQMPPGWRESQELEFRGPARACMLEQAGKTYINAGQTRYIDTNIDTSGLGENGQFSCLNCDGNPIGATAIADDSLMIAAAADVLAAEYSFTVEYCASEGCRQAAFPVVARRRGAHYFPPAIELPSEGRVLAEGQAELLPGPLACNKFIDAEDRYEGRDQRFYFTTYTDVDSSFYYDASRYAGTDSVYLVLCDTFAICDTFHFAFNILRDTIKLGVSGRDVFMDDFSNEGPVTDPSLWLDSDTYVNREFAVNPPTVGVATFDGLGPKGQPFGGGLGPADRLTSTYLDLTAIADDLFLSFWLQPGGLGERPRPQDDLVLEYKDFNGDWDEFALINLDSFQVAPGEISPFRFHSFPLPPLYKHGAFQFRLTNYNSRNGINNIWQLDYVRLSSSRDSTLDDIAFTQPPETILNTYRSMPWRHFEGIEAEELSPFIEVKIRNIFSDDNNAGDDSSVSIEELMTGTELFNVPLLATLQEVNFSAGLFKERTYDLRGGPLFAPTPYNNYLAQMRSDAFDGPELLLFRTRYILAPGSAAQVNAPGYESVLRNDTVSSITVFDNYFAYDDGTAESALVAQEDDQIAVKFTATVDDTLRAIRMHFPHMISDVSNQEFNLKVWIGFLDGEPEFVMNFLRPLYPDQLADTLQGFTTYLLADANGNLDPLPIPAGDFYIGWEQLTNCNFTDCIPFGLDKNTPRGQALSYFKRGNSDEWRSFPELGIPIPAGALMVRPVVGSETPVATSTEEATEAFQLKVFPNPAQGLLNFLPAEGAYGDYRIELYNSLGQRVHQGPMPAQLNVGRFASGLYFLKAANFRTNRWVQRRVVIE, from the coding sequence ATGAAGCATCTATTCTACCTGATAATTTTTCTGGCCGTTTCCCCTTCCCTGGAAGCGCAAAGGGAGGTGCCCCTGCAGGGCAACCGCATACTGAGCCGCTACTACGCCGAACGGGAGGCACAGATGCCCCCGGGCTGGCGGGAGAGCCAGGAGCTTGAATTCCGGGGCCCGGCGCGGGCCTGCATGCTGGAACAGGCGGGCAAAACCTACATCAACGCCGGGCAAACCCGGTACATCGATACCAATATAGATACGTCGGGCCTGGGAGAAAACGGGCAGTTTAGCTGCCTCAACTGCGACGGCAACCCGATTGGAGCGACGGCCATTGCCGACGACTCCCTGATGATCGCGGCGGCGGCGGATGTGCTGGCCGCAGAGTACAGCTTTACGGTAGAATACTGCGCTTCCGAAGGATGCCGGCAGGCTGCCTTCCCAGTGGTGGCACGGCGCCGGGGGGCACATTATTTCCCCCCTGCCATCGAACTGCCCTCGGAAGGGCGGGTGCTGGCGGAGGGGCAGGCAGAGCTGTTGCCCGGGCCGCTGGCCTGCAATAAGTTCATCGACGCCGAAGACCGGTACGAGGGGCGCGACCAGCGTTTTTATTTCACCACATATACGGATGTGGACAGCAGCTTTTACTACGACGCCAGCCGCTACGCAGGCACCGACTCCGTTTACCTGGTGCTGTGCGACACCTTCGCTATCTGCGACACCTTCCACTTTGCCTTCAACATACTGCGGGACACCATCAAACTGGGGGTAAGCGGCCGGGATGTTTTTATGGATGACTTTTCCAATGAAGGGCCCGTAACCGACCCTTCCCTCTGGCTCGATAGCGATACGTACGTCAACCGCGAGTTCGCCGTCAACCCGCCCACCGTCGGCGTCGCCACCTTCGACGGGCTGGGGCCCAAAGGCCAGCCTTTTGGGGGCGGGCTGGGGCCGGCCGACCGGCTGACTTCCACCTACCTCGACCTCACGGCCATTGCGGACGATCTGTTCCTCTCCTTCTGGCTACAGCCAGGCGGGCTGGGCGAACGCCCCCGCCCGCAGGACGACCTGGTGCTGGAGTACAAAGATTTTAACGGCGACTGGGATGAGTTTGCCCTGATCAACCTGGACAGCTTCCAGGTAGCGCCCGGAGAGATTTCCCCGTTCCGCTTCCATTCTTTCCCCCTCCCCCCGCTTTACAAACACGGCGCTTTTCAGTTCCGGCTCACGAATTACAACAGCCGCAACGGGATCAACAACATCTGGCAACTGGATTATGTGCGGCTGAGCAGTTCCCGGGACAGCACACTTGACGACATTGCTTTCACCCAACCGCCGGAAACCATCCTCAACACCTATCGCAGCATGCCCTGGCGGCACTTTGAGGGGATAGAGGCGGAGGAATTATCTCCGTTCATAGAAGTGAAAATCCGAAATATCTTCTCTGACGACAACAACGCCGGTGACGATTCGTCGGTCAGTATCGAAGAACTGATGACCGGCACCGAATTGTTCAACGTACCTCTATTGGCCACCTTACAGGAAGTAAACTTCTCGGCAGGGTTGTTCAAAGAACGTACCTACGATCTGAGAGGCGGGCCGCTTTTTGCTCCCACCCCCTACAACAATTACCTCGCTCAAATGCGCAGCGATGCATTCGATGGCCCGGAACTCCTGCTCTTCAGGACGCGATATATCCTGGCGCCTGGCTCCGCTGCCCAGGTCAACGCCCCGGGTTACGAATCCGTATTGCGCAATGATACCGTTTCGAGTATTACGGTATTCGACAACTACTTCGCCTACGACGACGGCACCGCCGAGAGTGCCCTGGTGGCCCAGGAAGACGACCAGATCGCCGTCAAATTCACCGCTACCGTCGATGATACGCTGCGGGCCATCCGCATGCATTTCCCCCACATGATCAGCGACGTCAGCAACCAGGAATTCAACCTGAAGGTGTGGATCGGTTTTCTGGACGGGGAGCCCGAATTTGTGATGAATTTCCTCCGCCCCCTTTATCCGGACCAACTGGCGGATACCCTCCAGGGCTTTACCACCTATCTTCTGGCCGACGCCAATGGCAACCTCGATCCTTTGCCCATTCCGGCGGGCGACTTTTACATCGGCTGGGAACAACTCACCAATTGCAACTTTACCGATTGCATTCCTTTCGGCCTGGATAAGAATACGCCCCGGGGGCAGGCTCTGAGTTACTTTAAACGAGGCAATTCCGACGAGTGGCGGTCCTTTCCGGAGCTGGGCATCCCCATCCCGGCGGGCGCGCTCATGGTCAGGCCGGTGGTGGGCAGCGAAACGCCCGTGGCAACTTCTACCGAAGAGGCAACGGAAGCCTTCCAGCTCAAGGTATTCCCCAACCCGGCGCAGGGCCTGCTCAACTTCCTGCCCGCCGAAGGCGCCTATGGCGACTACCGCATCGAGCTGTACAACAGTTTGGGCCAACGGGTGCACCAGGGCCCCATGCCGGCTCAACTGAACGTGGGAAGATTCGCAAGCGGATTGTATTTCCTCAAAGCTGCCAATTTCCGCACCAACCGGTGGGTACAGCGGAGGGTGGTGATTGAATGA
- a CDS encoding PorT family protein: MKFPIQLITILLFLSCAAQAQDAGPERRFEAGLVAGFNLSQVNGDLLYGFNKIGLNVGGRVDAILAERWRISLEMLFTQQGSSRDKLDDPASSFDKIRLNFVEAPVMVHFQDWKIQASAGVSYGRLINYEIISSTGEDATEQIPLREDLFSVVLGGTFFFDEHFGLNILWSKWINNLRISDPNEPIPLPSQESGKFIGQNVTIRGIYMF, encoded by the coding sequence ATGAAGTTTCCAATTCAACTCATAACCATCCTTTTGTTCCTATCCTGTGCCGCGCAGGCCCAGGATGCCGGCCCGGAGCGCCGCTTCGAAGCTGGCCTCGTTGCCGGCTTCAACCTCAGCCAGGTGAATGGCGACCTGCTCTATGGCTTCAATAAGATCGGGCTGAATGTAGGAGGGCGGGTAGATGCGATATTGGCCGAACGGTGGCGGATCAGCCTGGAGATGCTTTTCACCCAACAAGGCTCCAGCCGCGACAAACTGGATGACCCGGCCTCTTCCTTTGATAAAATCCGCCTGAACTTCGTGGAGGCGCCCGTGATGGTGCACTTCCAGGACTGGAAGATACAAGCCAGCGCCGGCGTTTCCTACGGCCGCCTCATCAATTACGAAATCATCAGTTCCACCGGCGAAGATGCTACCGAACAAATTCCCCTGCGGGAGGACCTGTTCTCCGTCGTATTGGGCGGCACCTTCTTTTTTGACGAGCACTTCGGCCTCAATATCCTGTGGTCAAAATGGATAAACAACCTGCGCATCAGCGATCCCAATGAGCCGATCCCTTTGCCCAGCCAGGAATCGGGCAAGTTCATCGGCCAAAATGTCACCATCCGGGGAATTTATATGTTTTAA
- a CDS encoding MATE family efflux transporter — MNKEILRLAIPNIISNISVPLLSSVDTALMGRLSELHIGAVGIGAMIFNFIYWNFGFLRMGTTGMTAQAFGAQDDAAVAHTLGRALLVVLAVAGGLLLLQWPFGQASFFLMNASGEQEALVAEYFYIRIWAAPATLGLYAFMGWFFGMQNAIYPLMLTVVINVVNIVLSFFFVQNLGMDVDGVAYGTVIAQYCGLLLALCLFYYRYRYLLAHSQRAAILQWDKLKKFLSINADIFIRTLALTAAFAFFYSQSSAEGKMMLAVNTILLQFLNWMSYGVDGFAFASESLVGKYKGAADDSKTHRAIRLSFSWGMGLAVLFSLGYGLFGTALLRVFTNQADVLAAARPFLFWMALLPIFATPCYIWDGVFIGLTASKAMRNSMILAFVIFIATYFATLSLGNNGLWLTLLLFLLARGAIQHGMYWRRGLALE; from the coding sequence ATGAACAAAGAAATCCTCCGCCTCGCCATTCCCAACATCATCAGCAACATCTCGGTGCCATTGCTGAGCAGTGTGGACACCGCCCTGATGGGCCGCCTTTCCGAGCTGCACATCGGCGCGGTGGGCATTGGCGCCATGATCTTCAATTTTATCTACTGGAACTTCGGCTTCCTGCGCATGGGCACCACCGGCATGACGGCGCAGGCCTTCGGCGCGCAGGACGACGCAGCCGTCGCCCACACCCTGGGGCGCGCCCTGCTGGTGGTGTTGGCGGTAGCGGGCGGCCTGCTGCTGCTGCAGTGGCCTTTCGGCCAGGCCAGCTTTTTTTTGATGAACGCTTCCGGCGAGCAGGAAGCGCTGGTGGCAGAGTACTTCTACATCCGCATCTGGGCGGCGCCGGCTACTCTGGGCCTATACGCCTTCATGGGCTGGTTCTTCGGCATGCAGAACGCCATATACCCGCTCATGCTCACAGTGGTGATCAATGTGGTCAATATCGTGCTGAGCTTTTTCTTTGTGCAGAACCTGGGCATGGATGTCGACGGGGTGGCCTACGGCACGGTCATTGCGCAGTATTGCGGCTTGTTGCTGGCTTTATGCCTGTTCTATTACCGGTACCGCTACCTGCTGGCGCATTCCCAGCGGGCGGCCATCCTGCAATGGGATAAGCTGAAGAAATTTCTGAGCATCAATGCCGATATTTTCATCCGGACCCTGGCGCTTACCGCCGCTTTTGCCTTCTTTTACAGCCAGTCGTCGGCCGAAGGCAAGATGATGCTGGCGGTCAACACCATCCTGCTGCAATTCCTCAACTGGATGTCTTACGGGGTAGATGGCTTCGCTTTCGCTTCCGAAAGCCTGGTGGGCAAGTACAAGGGCGCCGCCGATGATTCGAAAACGCATCGGGCCATCCGCCTGTCTTTCTCCTGGGGCATGGGGCTGGCGGTGCTGTTCAGCCTCGGCTACGGGCTCTTCGGCACAGCCTTGTTGCGGGTGTTCACCAACCAGGCAGACGTGCTCGCCGCCGCCCGCCCCTTCCTGTTCTGGATGGCCCTGCTGCCCATTTTTGCTACCCCCTGCTACATCTGGGACGGCGTTTTCATTGGGCTGACGGCTTCCAAAGCCATGCGCAACAGTATGATCCTGGCGTTTGTTATCTTCATTGCCACCTACTTCGCCACCCTCAGCCTGGGCAACAACGGCCTGTGGCTGACGCTGCTGCTCTTCCTGCTGGCGCGGGGCGCCATTCAGCATGGGATGTACTGGCGGCGGGGGCTGGCTTTGGAATGA
- a CDS encoding PASTA domain-containing protein, with amino-acid sequence MKVGILFGGPSREREISFAGGRTVYDNLDRTLFEPVPLFVDSHRNIILLDWHLVYKGGIRNFYPPPATLPPSAHHFEIYLESLGELSSEQQDELIRRVGSKVELEELPGLIDIAFLALHGAYGEDGEIQQQLAELNIPYTGSGVRACQIGADKSMLKELMVVRDFVRPRLMDLYREEWLQGKPADYYQKAIEKVGFPMSVRPANQGPSIGASTIEEDQGLEGFDLAVNRAFFREILPVYEWRDRSRFERSEYIRLLTDIRDGLGFPIDVTFQGALQTLYHPEGLLDYLDKKSVDAPVGEAFIVESHYLEEKVLIEASTQGKAFSCVVIQKEDKEPIALPPTEIIRDSSIFDYSFRYMLGLSQKVTPIELEAPQIQAIRDECERLFTELGFKVYARIDGIFSKEGQVVFTGLKTTSAMLPSSFLFHQAAEIGLNSPQFLSYILHTSLQERLAEDPDNGHYQGLLAQLNEKMEAARAAASRKRRIGILFGGNSFERHLSVQTGRNVYEKLASSTSYHPLPIFLNQKGEEYELYQLPLNLMLTDNADEIRERAIAFQPHPVVQAIRRECAGLRARYGSPETIFEPRKRSNDELAKWVDGVFIALHGRPGEDGTVQQELEKRGIPYNGSGPASSAVTINKYQTLQTLKRNGFTVANQLVMQKEAFEQNPEDFYKRVENQLPYPFVAKPVDDGSSSAVKIIKSRDQLEAFTRLLFRPPGEEGREARRQLRLKAGEEIPRKQEILFENLVGASGARQFMEITIGLLTHYQDSGAVRYELFEPSEILSTGEIPTLEDKFFAGEEQHVTPARFSSQPEEYQAITSQVKQQVERAARILNIQGYARIDAFVRVFSDNSAEAIIIEANSLPALTPAAVLFQQAAINGYTPFEYIDKIIAFGFERQARKAPAPPVEEKEVRLADPLWVERAGKAPAAKPEIIEKADSSYGLPQPEPATGDIKTPFQPQPFWQYLLEWAKGIMIEAGRFLSSAVFLRNFGAIAGVLLLFFLLATWFLRIYTHHGESLQVPSYLGMDLRDAERKARRQDFKLAVIDSFFDSSQIPNTIYQQDPKPLQRAKRGRTIYVSKYRITPDSAILPTMVSAGYNYTQYAIKLKRLDIKATVKERVFDSKQEENSILYFYHKGRKITDEMLRRGVKVPKGSTLDFVITERITGTVSIPDLVCQRYDAAIFLIEGSGLALGDVMGDAVYREGAYVYKQEPEYVPGMQMAVGQRINIYLTDNRPGGCPDDLDPSSLDGAGGSDGATEEENFEGGG; translated from the coding sequence ATGAAAGTAGGTATTCTCTTTGGTGGCCCATCCCGCGAGCGCGAAATCTCTTTCGCCGGCGGGCGGACGGTGTACGACAACCTCGACCGCACCCTGTTCGAACCCGTCCCTCTGTTTGTGGACAGCCACCGAAATATCATTTTGTTAGACTGGCACCTCGTTTACAAGGGAGGCATCCGAAATTTCTATCCTCCTCCTGCCACGCTGCCACCATCTGCCCACCATTTCGAAATTTATCTGGAAAGCCTGGGCGAGCTCTCCTCGGAGCAACAGGACGAACTCATCCGGCGGGTGGGATCCAAAGTAGAACTGGAGGAGTTGCCCGGCCTCATAGACATCGCCTTCCTGGCCCTGCACGGGGCTTATGGCGAAGATGGCGAGATACAGCAGCAACTGGCCGAACTGAATATCCCTTACACCGGCAGCGGCGTTCGCGCCTGCCAGATTGGCGCCGACAAGTCGATGCTGAAAGAACTCATGGTCGTCCGGGACTTTGTCCGCCCCCGCCTGATGGACCTCTACCGGGAGGAATGGCTGCAGGGCAAACCCGCCGATTACTATCAAAAGGCTATTGAAAAGGTGGGCTTCCCCATGTCGGTGCGGCCCGCCAACCAGGGCCCTTCCATCGGCGCATCCACTATCGAAGAAGACCAGGGGCTGGAAGGCTTCGACCTGGCCGTCAACCGGGCTTTTTTCCGGGAAATCCTGCCGGTGTACGAATGGAGAGACCGCAGCCGCTTCGAGCGGTCCGAATACATACGCCTCCTCACGGATATTCGCGACGGGCTGGGTTTCCCCATAGACGTTACTTTCCAGGGAGCACTCCAAACGCTTTACCACCCGGAAGGCCTGCTGGATTACCTGGATAAAAAATCGGTTGACGCCCCGGTTGGCGAGGCGTTTATTGTGGAGAGCCATTACCTGGAGGAGAAAGTCCTCATCGAGGCTTCTACCCAAGGAAAGGCGTTTTCCTGTGTGGTGATACAGAAGGAGGACAAGGAGCCTATTGCCCTCCCGCCTACGGAAATCATTCGGGACAGTTCTATTTTCGACTACAGCTTCCGCTATATGCTGGGCCTGTCCCAAAAGGTAACTCCAATTGAATTGGAAGCGCCGCAGATACAGGCCATTCGCGATGAATGCGAACGCTTGTTCACTGAACTGGGCTTCAAAGTATACGCCCGCATCGACGGCATCTTTTCTAAAGAGGGGCAGGTAGTGTTCACCGGCCTGAAGACCACATCAGCCATGCTGCCTTCTTCATTCCTCTTCCACCAGGCCGCCGAAATCGGGCTGAACAGCCCGCAGTTTTTGTCCTACATTTTACATACCTCTCTTCAGGAACGACTGGCGGAAGATCCGGATAATGGCCATTATCAGGGGCTGCTGGCCCAACTGAATGAAAAAATGGAAGCCGCCCGGGCTGCCGCTTCCCGAAAGCGCCGCATCGGCATCCTCTTCGGAGGCAATTCCTTTGAGCGCCACCTCTCCGTGCAAACGGGCCGCAACGTATACGAAAAGCTGGCCAGTTCCACGTCTTATCATCCATTGCCCATTTTCCTCAACCAAAAGGGCGAGGAGTACGAGCTGTATCAGTTGCCCCTCAACCTGATGCTGACCGACAATGCCGACGAAATCCGGGAAAGGGCCATTGCTTTCCAGCCCCACCCCGTGGTGCAGGCCATCCGGCGGGAGTGCGCCGGGCTGCGCGCCCGCTACGGCTCTCCCGAAACCATCTTCGAACCCCGCAAGCGCTCCAATGACGAACTGGCAAAATGGGTCGACGGCGTATTCATCGCCCTGCACGGGCGCCCGGGCGAGGACGGCACCGTGCAGCAGGAACTGGAAAAACGCGGCATTCCCTATAATGGATCCGGCCCTGCCTCTTCGGCGGTCACGATCAACAAATATCAAACCCTGCAGACGCTGAAGCGCAATGGCTTCACGGTGGCCAATCAGCTGGTCATGCAAAAAGAAGCCTTTGAACAAAACCCGGAAGACTTTTACAAGCGCGTGGAGAACCAGCTCCCCTATCCCTTCGTCGCTAAGCCGGTGGACGACGGCAGCAGCTCGGCGGTAAAGATTATAAAATCCAGAGACCAGTTGGAGGCCTTTACCCGCCTCCTGTTTCGCCCCCCCGGCGAGGAAGGGCGGGAAGCCCGGCGCCAACTGCGCCTCAAGGCCGGGGAGGAAATTCCCCGCAAGCAGGAAATACTCTTCGAAAACCTGGTCGGCGCCAGCGGCGCCCGGCAGTTCATGGAAATCACCATCGGCCTGCTGACCCATTATCAGGATAGCGGAGCGGTGCGTTACGAACTATTCGAGCCTTCTGAAATCCTCTCGACCGGAGAGATTCCCACTCTGGAAGATAAATTCTTCGCCGGCGAAGAGCAACATGTCACGCCGGCTCGTTTCAGCAGCCAACCCGAAGAATACCAGGCCATCACCAGCCAGGTGAAGCAACAGGTAGAACGGGCGGCCCGCATCCTCAACATTCAGGGTTATGCCCGCATCGACGCTTTCGTGCGCGTATTTTCCGACAACAGCGCAGAGGCCATCATCATCGAGGCCAACTCGCTGCCGGCGCTGACGCCGGCAGCCGTCCTGTTCCAACAGGCTGCCATCAATGGCTATACGCCCTTTGAGTATATCGATAAGATCATCGCTTTCGGGTTTGAGCGGCAGGCCCGCAAAGCGCCGGCGCCGCCGGTCGAAGAGAAAGAGGTTCGGCTCGCCGATCCGCTTTGGGTGGAGAGGGCAGGCAAAGCCCCGGCGGCAAAGCCGGAAATAATCGAGAAAGCGGACTCTTCGTATGGCCTGCCTCAGCCCGAACCTGCCACCGGAGACATTAAGACGCCCTTTCAGCCGCAGCCGTTCTGGCAATACCTGTTGGAATGGGCCAAGGGTATTATGATAGAAGCCGGCCGGTTTCTGTCCTCCGCTGTTTTCCTGCGCAATTTCGGCGCCATAGCCGGCGTGCTTTTGCTCTTCTTTTTGCTGGCAACCTGGTTCCTGCGCATTTATACCCACCACGGAGAATCGCTGCAGGTGCCCAGCTACCTTGGCATGGACCTGCGGGATGCAGAACGCAAAGCCCGGCGCCAGGATTTTAAACTGGCCGTCATCGATTCGTTTTTCGATTCCAGCCAAATCCCCAACACCATTTATCAGCAAGACCCCAAACCGCTGCAGCGGGCCAAGCGGGGGCGCACCATCTATGTAAGCAAATACAGGATCACTCCCGATTCGGCCATCCTGCCTACGATGGTCAGCGCCGGCTACAACTATACCCAGTACGCCATCAAACTAAAACGCCTGGACATCAAGGCCACGGTAAAAGAAAGGGTGTTCGATAGCAAACAGGAGGAAAATTCTATCCTGTATTTCTATCACAAAGGGCGAAAGATCACCGATGAAATGCTGCGCCGGGGCGTGAAAGTGCCGAAGGGCAGCACCCTGGACTTCGTCATCACCGAACGCATCACCGGCACCGTATCCATCCCCGACCTCGTCTGCCAGCGCTATGATGCGGCTATTTTCCTGATAGAAGGATCCGGCCTCGCGCTGGGCGATGTAATGGGCGACGCCGTGTACCGCGAAGGCGCCTACGTCTACAAGCAGGAACCGGAATACGTTCCCGGCATGCAAATGGCGGTCGGCCAAAGAATCAACATCTACCTCACCGACAACCGCCCGGGGGGCTGCCCCGACGACCTGGACCCCAGCAGCCTCGACGGGGCAGGGGGTAGCGATGGAGCGACGGAGGAGGAGAATTTTGAGGGAGGGGGGTAA
- a CDS encoding rhodanese-like domain-containing protein — translation MAKDIDVKELKEKMDRGDDFLLIDVREPYEHQEFNVGGQLIPLGTLPTKIEALRPHEGEEVILYCRSGNRSGVAKQLMERAGFKVVRNLLGGMLDWQEVYGVHS, via the coding sequence ATGGCAAAAGACATCGACGTAAAAGAACTTAAAGAAAAGATGGACCGGGGGGACGATTTCCTTCTGATCGACGTTCGGGAACCCTACGAGCACCAGGAATTCAACGTGGGCGGGCAGCTGATCCCTCTCGGAACGCTCCCCACCAAGATAGAGGCTCTGAGGCCTCACGAAGGCGAAGAGGTTATCTTATACTGCCGCTCCGGCAACCGCAGCGGGGTAGCCAAGCAACTGATGGAGCGCGCGGGCTTCAAGGTGGTCCGCAACCTGCTGGGCGGCATGCTCGACTGGCAGGAGGTGTATGGGGTGCACAGTTAG
- a CDS encoding MBL fold metallo-hydrolase: MEIILTGTGTSQGVPVIGCECEVCTSTDERDKRLRTAALLRYGDKRIAIDCGPDFRQQMLRSQTRHLDAILLTHEHNDHIIGLDDVRPFNFQNRTDMPVYCTPRVQQSLLQRFAYVFAGENRYPGAPMVRLHSISKEEPFEVAGLEVLPVEAMHGRMPVLGFRFGDFAYLTDVRSIAPAELEKVKGVRHLAISALHRREHHSHLNLQQALGLIASLGPEYAYLIHISHRMGLHAEVQRELPENVILGYDGLKIVCS, translated from the coding sequence CTGGAAATCATCTTAACCGGTACCGGAACCTCGCAGGGCGTGCCCGTCATCGGCTGCGAATGCGAAGTGTGCACCTCGACGGACGAGCGGGATAAGCGCCTGCGCACCGCCGCGCTTTTGCGTTATGGCGACAAGCGGATCGCCATAGACTGCGGGCCCGACTTCCGGCAGCAGATGCTGCGCAGCCAAACCCGCCATTTGGATGCCATCCTGCTCACGCACGAGCACAACGACCACATCATCGGCCTGGACGACGTTCGGCCGTTCAACTTTCAAAACCGGACGGATATGCCCGTCTATTGTACGCCTCGTGTACAACAATCCCTCCTGCAACGCTTTGCTTATGTGTTTGCGGGAGAGAACCGCTATCCCGGAGCTCCGATGGTGCGGCTGCATTCTATTTCTAAAGAAGAGCCTTTTGAAGTCGCCGGCCTGGAAGTGTTGCCCGTCGAAGCCATGCACGGCCGGATGCCGGTCCTGGGCTTCCGCTTCGGCGATTTTGCCTACCTGACCGACGTGCGCAGCATCGCCCCGGCGGAGCTGGAAAAGGTGAAGGGCGTCCGCCATCTGGCGATAAGCGCTTTGCACCGGCGGGAGCATCATTCTCATCTCAACCTTCAGCAGGCGCTGGGCCTGATTGCCAGCCTCGGCCCGGAATATGCCTACCTCATCCACATCAGCCACCGCATGGGCCTTCACGCAGAAGTGCAGCGGGAACTGCCCGAAAATGTTATCTTGGGGTATGACGGGCTGAAGATCGTATGCTCATAA
- a CDS encoding SPOR domain-containing protein: MSRLDYVTIAIVAVCVAALVYLIYMTTNLLGDSGDSGTTAQATAPATSGEDAGEDTYTFNDGSRTEDSDEAGSQADAGYDNTSGYDYQNGENLDKGQAPAGGSTTTASPGEMDTESSRVAEDEYTSRGGATTSSGSSSSAASSGQFMVMAGTFTVKAYAQDMEKKLRGLGYNNVVLEPFDRGKFTVVMVDRFNSISEAQSLVRELKNKGVDSYVKRK, from the coding sequence ATGTCACGACTGGATTATGTTACCATTGCGATCGTTGCTGTCTGCGTTGCAGCGCTTGTTTACCTCATCTACATGACCACCAACCTGCTCGGCGATTCGGGGGACTCCGGAACGACGGCGCAGGCAACAGCTCCTGCTACGAGTGGAGAAGATGCGGGAGAGGATACCTACACTTTTAATGACGGGAGCCGGACGGAGGACAGCGATGAGGCCGGCAGCCAGGCGGATGCCGGTTACGACAATACTTCCGGCTACGATTACCAGAATGGGGAAAACCTGGACAAGGGGCAGGCTCCTGCCGGCGGCTCTACCACCACCGCCTCGCCCGGCGAAATGGACACGGAAAGCAGCCGTGTCGCGGAAGATGAGTATACTTCGCGGGGCGGAGCTACTACCTCCTCCGGCAGCAGCAGTTCCGCAGCCAGTTCCGGGCAATTCATGGTTATGGCCGGCACCTTTACGGTCAAGGCTTATGCTCAGGATATGGAGAAAAAGCTGCGCGGCCTGGGCTACAACAACGTCGTGCTCGAACCTTTCGACCGGGGTAAGTTTACGGTAGTGATGGTCGACCGCTTCAACTCGATCAGCGAAGCCCAATCTTTAGTGAGGGAACTGAAAAACAAAGGCGTCGACTCCTACGTGAAGCGGAAGTGA
- a CDS encoding DUF695 domain-containing protein encodes MFYKYYPFAILLSLAACQGGGAPQGPPIEAHQEDWAVFLREEDSAGPSVITVDLGWANVAPLEKHNKLMGVAVRAEGELPSGFPDEKEINLANKLQDQLIRALEKPGQGIFVGSSTSLGKKTFFFYLNDSRDPERIAGQVLAGFKSRKVEHELRKDPQWAIYFNLLFPTDKELAEIRNERVLQGLQDAGDRLNRPRPIDHWIYFPAAAQRDSFLQEARAEGFEPVSMDVRPEAGEYPYSLHIIREDSIHIPYIHSLTWGLRQKAEKYNGNYDGWETVVVRE; translated from the coding sequence ATGTTTTACAAATACTATCCATTTGCCATTTTGCTTTCCCTCGCCGCCTGCCAGGGCGGAGGAGCGCCCCAGGGGCCTCCCATTGAAGCGCATCAGGAAGACTGGGCGGTATTCCTGCGCGAAGAAGATTCGGCCGGCCCATCCGTCATCACCGTCGACCTGGGCTGGGCGAACGTAGCGCCGTTGGAAAAACACAATAAACTGATGGGCGTGGCGGTCAGGGCCGAAGGAGAATTGCCCTCCGGCTTCCCCGATGAAAAGGAGATCAACCTCGCCAATAAGCTACAGGACCAACTCATCCGCGCCCTGGAGAAACCCGGGCAGGGCATCTTTGTCGGCAGCTCTACCTCGTTAGGGAAGAAAACCTTCTTTTTTTACCTGAACGACAGCCGCGACCCGGAGCGCATCGCCGGGCAGGTGCTGGCGGGCTTCAAAAGCCGCAAGGTGGAGCACGAGCTGCGCAAAGACCCGCAATGGGCCATCTACTTCAACTTGCTTTTCCCTACGGACAAAGAACTGGCGGAAATCCGCAACGAACGGGTGCTCCAGGGCCTGCAGGATGCCGGCGACCGCCTCAACCGGCCCCGGCCGATCGATCACTGGATTTACTTCCCTGCTGCGGCCCAGCGCGACAGCTTCCTTCAGGAGGCTCGGGCAGAGGGCTTCGAGCCGGTCAGTATGGATGTCCGGCCAGAAGCCGGCGAATACCCCTACAGCCTTCACATCATCCGGGAAGACAGCATCCATATTCCTTACATTCACAGCCTTACCTGGGGGCTGAGGCAAAAAGCGGAAAAGTACAACGGCAACTACGACGGTTGGGAAACGGTGGTGGTCCGGGAGTGA